A portion of the Leptospira wolbachii serovar Codice str. CDC genome contains these proteins:
- a CDS encoding SRPBCC domain-containing protein: MKEGQVTHSTFTIERILPASKERSFAAWANADSKRRWFACHDDWKTVEYALDFSIGGLESNLVLTPSGNRHVFEGRYYDIVTNERIIYAFGMYVNEIRISVSLVTVVFELLIVGRTRMVFTEQIVLLKDPNLGDFSVEEEVRGRVEGTNAGFDRLEKELS, encoded by the coding sequence ATGAAAGAAGGACAAGTGACACACTCAACATTTACCATCGAAAGGATTCTTCCTGCTTCTAAAGAAAGATCTTTTGCTGCCTGGGCCAATGCCGACTCCAAACGACGATGGTTTGCCTGCCATGATGATTGGAAAACCGTAGAATATGCGTTAGACTTCAGTATCGGTGGTTTGGAATCCAATCTTGTGCTTACCCCTTCAGGAAATCGGCATGTTTTTGAGGGACGTTATTATGATATAGTAACGAATGAACGAATTATTTATGCTTTTGGTATGTATGTAAATGAGATTCGCATCTCCGTTTCTTTGGTCACAGTTGTTTTTGAACTCCTGATTGTAGGAAGGACAAGGATGGTCTTTACCGAACAGATTGTACTATTAAAGGATCCAAATCTGGGCGATTTTTCTGTCGAGGAGGAAGTTCGTGGTCGAGTCGAAGGAACCAATGCAGGTTTTGATAGGCTTGAAAAAGAGCTGAGTTGA
- a CDS encoding ArsR/SmtB family transcription factor, translated as MKSKIIGLEFIFHALADRSRLGMVERLSLGPASVKELAEPLDMALPSVLKHLKVLEEGGLVLSEKLGRVRTYRLDPTKLSVIDSWMAERKAAWNRSFDKLDKFLIETSDENSD; from the coding sequence ATGAAGTCTAAAATTATTGGTTTAGAATTTATCTTCCATGCTCTTGCCGATCGCAGTCGTTTGGGAATGGTTGAACGTTTGAGTTTGGGCCCCGCTTCTGTCAAAGAATTGGCCGAACCGCTAGACATGGCCTTACCCTCTGTTTTGAAACACTTAAAAGTTTTAGAAGAGGGAGGGCTTGTTCTTTCCGAAAAGTTAGGTAGGGTTCGTACATATAGATTGGATCCTACAAAACTATCGGTAATTGATTCTTGGATGGCGGAAAGAAAAGCAGCTTGGAATCGCAGTTTTGACAAACTTGATAAATTTTTAATAGAAACATCGGATGAGAATTCCGACTAG
- a CDS encoding glutathione S-transferase family protein — translation MRDRKREKTIPETSIIIEYLEEFYPGPQKLIPKESKLALEARLWDRFFDLYISVPIQKIVVDRLRPEGKNDAFGVEEAYNTLKISYDMVEKHLGSQGFITGENFTMADCSAVPALFYADTIVSFRNTHPKITNYFENLLGRSSVKRTIAEAEPYFYMYPLSDQIPKRFRNG, via the coding sequence TTGCGGGATCGAAAACGGGAAAAGACAATTCCCGAAACGTCTATCATCATTGAGTATTTGGAAGAATTCTATCCCGGTCCCCAAAAACTCATTCCTAAGGAGAGTAAACTAGCTTTAGAGGCAAGGCTTTGGGATAGGTTCTTTGATTTGTACATAAGTGTCCCTATCCAGAAGATTGTTGTCGATCGATTGCGACCCGAAGGTAAAAACGATGCCTTCGGTGTGGAAGAGGCCTACAATACCTTAAAGATTTCTTATGATATGGTGGAGAAACATTTGGGTTCCCAAGGTTTTATTACAGGAGAAAACTTTACTATGGCCGATTGTTCTGCAGTCCCCGCTTTGTTTTATGCAGATACGATTGTAAGTTTTCGGAACACACACCCGAAAATTACAAATTACTTCGAAAATCTATTGGGAAGGTCTTCCGTCAAACGCACGATAGCTGAAGCAGAACCATATTTTTATATGTATCCTTTGAGTGATCAAATCCCCAAAAGATTCCGAAATGGATAG
- a CDS encoding DUF1554 domain-containing protein: protein MIETDLNKSRFVYLTKLPNNLSGFFTKQKGKFHFSISMIHLYFVFLFSTGFLTNCSSTPLENVCDVSSESFSKTILAKLILGDTSHNCVSMNISISISFTVGGKISGLTGSGLTLILNQKETLAIPPGSREFTFPIQIPIGSNYEVNFATQAEGNFCELKNATGKVTNRNIQDIEINCMASCIKCIIFITQNGYPANIGKASNFDSSCQSDPNYPGSGNFKAMVVDGISRRASITPNMGDGQIDWVFKANQAYIRPTGIPIETSNANGLFTTTISTPITTTSSDHWTGLESDWTTFYNGTRACLKWTTNSSSELGVVGDAYTQDILTLTAGKGLQQCSINRELVCVEQ from the coding sequence ATGATTGAGACAGATCTTAATAAATCCAGGTTTGTTTATTTGACAAAACTGCCAAATAACTTATCTGGATTCTTTACTAAACAGAAAGGCAAATTTCACTTTTCTATTTCTATGATTCATCTTTACTTTGTTTTTCTTTTTTCAACAGGATTCCTAACTAACTGCAGTTCCACCCCACTGGAAAACGTATGCGATGTAAGTTCCGAATCTTTTTCCAAAACTATATTAGCAAAACTAATCTTAGGTGACACAAGCCATAATTGTGTTTCTATGAATATATCAATTTCAATAAGTTTCACCGTTGGTGGAAAAATTTCCGGGCTTACTGGATCTGGATTGACATTGATTTTAAATCAAAAAGAAACACTCGCGATTCCCCCAGGAAGCAGAGAGTTTACTTTTCCAATCCAAATTCCTATTGGCTCTAACTACGAAGTAAATTTTGCGACTCAAGCTGAGGGTAACTTCTGTGAGTTGAAAAACGCCACAGGAAAGGTTACCAATAGGAATATACAAGATATAGAAATTAATTGTATGGCTTCCTGTATAAAATGTATTATATTTATAACCCAGAATGGCTACCCGGCTAATATTGGCAAAGCATCTAACTTTGATTCCAGTTGCCAGTCAGATCCAAACTACCCTGGCTCTGGTAATTTCAAAGCTATGGTCGTCGACGGAATATCACGAAGAGCAAGTATAACACCAAATATGGGGGACGGTCAGATCGATTGGGTTTTTAAAGCAAACCAGGCTTACATACGGCCAACCGGAATTCCTATAGAAACATCCAATGCCAATGGATTATTTACCACAACAATTTCTACACCAATTACAACAACTAGCTCTGACCATTGGACAGGACTCGAATCAGATTGGACAACATTTTACAATGGAACTAGAGCTTGTTTGAAGTGGACTACAAATTCCTCTAGCGAATTGGGAGTCGTAGGAGATGCTTATACTCAAGATATATTGACACTCACAGCAGGCAAAGGACTGCAACAATGTTCCATCAATCGCGAGTTAGTTTGTGTTGAACAGTAA
- a CDS encoding helix-turn-helix transcriptional regulator, with product MTNIFFLVPLFASLANVSCFIENITRDHRFHRLLSVFYFTIGIQNAATAALCIAPDETMGLAFWIFQCHSFFLLAPVLVALCAFCTGRKLFNKATIIIAIYALVIDLLCSSIPKNFVYGFSLLSFGMAPLLTVFGGILGGSVHFFAIAVSLYFVLSPQEWIPFFDRKTFIIALCVWWFGLFSNFLPMYGFDFPPFHPIVDATLSVLLSIYLNRYNTSRPSLYSLFASILISLAVGLFVGILFLGILPIFPFKEFVTSIVTTFVGLLFFAYLLKTTLKENKPNLSFSLSLGDFSLSKQELRICELIAEGHSRSFIRLILNVSDGTLRNHLKNIYAKVLPESNSTSKDQLQRLTVFLSKHKIIEGNSGK from the coding sequence TTGACCAATATATTCTTTTTGGTGCCTCTGTTTGCTTCTTTGGCAAACGTTAGCTGTTTTATCGAAAATATAACGCGTGACCATCGTTTTCATCGGTTACTCAGCGTTTTTTATTTCACTATTGGAATTCAGAATGCAGCAACCGCTGCGCTTTGCATTGCACCGGATGAAACTATGGGTTTGGCTTTCTGGATTTTCCAATGCCATTCGTTTTTTCTTTTGGCACCTGTGCTTGTTGCTTTGTGTGCTTTTTGTACTGGCCGGAAGTTATTCAATAAAGCTACTATAATCATTGCCATTTATGCTTTAGTCATCGATTTACTTTGTTCGTCGATACCAAAGAATTTTGTTTATGGATTTTCGTTACTTTCTTTTGGAATGGCTCCATTACTTACCGTATTTGGTGGGATTCTTGGAGGATCTGTCCATTTTTTCGCCATTGCGGTGTCTTTGTATTTTGTCCTATCTCCGCAGGAATGGATTCCTTTTTTTGATCGTAAGACATTTATCATTGCCTTATGCGTTTGGTGGTTCGGTCTTTTTTCCAATTTTTTGCCGATGTATGGATTTGATTTTCCTCCTTTTCATCCAATAGTGGATGCCACTCTCTCTGTGTTACTCTCTATTTATTTGAATCGCTATAATACCTCTAGGCCGAGCTTATATAGTTTATTTGCTTCGATTTTGATATCGCTTGCTGTTGGTTTATTTGTTGGAATTTTATTTTTAGGAATTCTTCCGATTTTTCCCTTCAAGGAATTTGTCACATCCATTGTAACAACTTTTGTTGGTCTTTTATTTTTTGCCTATTTATTGAAAACAACATTGAAAGAAAATAAACCAAATCTTTCGTTTTCTTTATCTCTTGGGGATTTTTCTTTATCAAAACAAGAACTTAGAATTTGTGAGTTGATTGCAGAAGGTCACAGTCGTTCGTTCATTCGCTTGATTCTCAATGTTTCGGATGGAACATTACGGAATCATTTGAAGAATATCTATGCAAAAGTACTACCTGAATCCAACTCAACATCAAAAGACCAATTGCAAAGATTGACAGTATTTTTATCTAAACATAAGATAATAGAAGGCAATTCTGGTAAATAA
- a CDS encoding proline dehydrogenase family protein yields the protein MDELLQLGSKALRKAALSIDAKDFILNNETLFKTMKKAADRFIGGDTLEETIPKVIVGNQTGFKCSIEFMGESTKTIQEANDVTNEFFRIAKEIKNRNLHSTISLDLSHIGLTLSKDFCRDNLEKICKEAKTAEIEVIVSAEDTEKTDAILDVYKQTRKVYDNLGITLQAYLYRSKEDFQDLILDKGRIRIVKGAFETPPGHSISRGEELDTVYLDYVEQLISQNHKCSIATHHHRIQQETKAIIERYKPTPNSYEFESLYGIQTEQLAALLAEGHPSKLYFVYGKEWYLYLCNRIAEYPLNIFRALDDIVSS from the coding sequence ATGGATGAATTATTACAATTAGGATCGAAAGCTCTAAGAAAAGCTGCATTGAGTATTGATGCAAAAGACTTTATTTTAAATAACGAAACTCTTTTTAAAACTATGAAGAAAGCAGCCGATCGATTTATCGGTGGTGATACATTAGAAGAAACAATCCCAAAAGTAATCGTTGGGAACCAAACAGGTTTTAAATGCTCGATTGAGTTCATGGGAGAAAGTACAAAGACAATCCAGGAAGCGAATGATGTTACTAATGAATTCTTCAGAATAGCGAAAGAAATTAAAAATCGAAATCTTCATTCTACGATTTCTTTGGATTTATCTCATATCGGGTTAACACTTTCGAAAGATTTTTGTCGGGATAATTTAGAAAAAATCTGTAAAGAAGCAAAGACTGCGGAAATAGAAGTGATCGTAAGTGCCGAAGATACTGAAAAAACAGATGCGATCCTCGATGTTTATAAACAAACTCGTAAAGTTTATGATAATCTAGGCATCACATTGCAGGCTTATTTGTATAGGTCAAAAGAAGACTTTCAGGATCTCATTTTAGACAAAGGAAGGATCCGTATAGTAAAAGGTGCATTTGAAACTCCGCCAGGTCACTCAATCTCTCGGGGAGAAGAATTAGATACAGTTTACTTGGATTATGTTGAGCAACTGATATCCCAAAACCATAAGTGTTCCATTGCCACACACCACCATAGAATTCAACAAGAAACAAAAGCAATAATTGAAAGATACAAACCAACCCCCAATTCCTATGAATTTGAAAGTTTATATGGAATTCAGACTGAACAGTTAGCCGCTCTTCTAGCAGAGGGTCACCCTTCTAAATTATATTTTGTTTATGGAAAAGAATGGTATCTTTATCTTTGCAATCGAATTGCTGAATATCCCTTAAATATCTTCCGAGCTTTGGATGATATAGTATCCTCATAA
- a CDS encoding cysteine-rich CWC family protein: MEESKIPNQKKSDTTQDLPKHEEKICPNCSRIFECKVGSISLCQCTKVTLSLEERDYLALQFADCLCYQCMEKLAFEYRITKSYKALTWSF; the protein is encoded by the coding sequence TTGGAAGAATCCAAAATACCAAACCAAAAAAAATCTGACACAACACAAGATTTACCCAAACATGAAGAGAAAATTTGTCCCAATTGTTCTCGAATTTTTGAATGTAAAGTTGGATCTATTAGTCTTTGCCAATGCACCAAAGTCACCCTTTCTTTGGAAGAACGCGACTATTTAGCTCTACAATTTGCCGATTGTCTTTGTTACCAATGTATGGAAAAGTTGGCCTTTGAATATCGAATTACAAAATCATACAAAGCACTCACTTGGAGTTTTTAA
- the eutC gene encoding ethanolamine ammonia-lyase subunit EutC — protein sequence MAFLEEWKQFSNARIGLHRFGGSISTKEVLKFRLDHARAKDAVLLSPNFFKLLEDLETLGKPKKNPSIFVESKAHSKEEYLLRPDLGRRLSSESITKLQPFAGEYDLVLIGVDGLSAKAIDENLIPFYKILLDAVDKTGLRLGPLVLSKWGRVAIGDEIGEVLNSKISIIVIGERPGLSSADSLGVYITYRPQVGKTDESRNCISNVRPGGFGFESAVAKTMYLVLESIRRKLSGVDLKDEMPPEFLLKSKDLPSLSD from the coding sequence ATGGCTTTTTTAGAAGAATGGAAACAATTTAGTAATGCGCGGATCGGTCTCCACCGGTTTGGAGGTTCCATATCCACCAAAGAAGTGTTAAAATTTCGATTGGATCATGCCAGAGCCAAAGACGCTGTATTATTGAGTCCGAATTTTTTTAAGTTACTCGAGGATTTGGAAACTCTAGGAAAACCAAAAAAAAATCCCAGTATCTTTGTGGAAAGTAAAGCGCATTCCAAAGAAGAGTATTTATTGCGGCCCGATTTGGGGCGAAGGTTGTCCTCTGAATCTATTACCAAGTTACAACCATTCGCTGGTGAATATGATTTGGTTCTTATTGGTGTGGATGGTCTTTCTGCAAAAGCAATTGATGAGAATTTGATTCCCTTTTATAAAATTCTTTTGGATGCTGTAGACAAAACTGGCCTACGCCTTGGCCCCCTGGTCCTTTCTAAATGGGGAAGGGTTGCCATTGGAGATGAAATCGGAGAGGTTTTGAATTCTAAAATTTCAATTATCGTGATTGGAGAGAGGCCGGGATTATCTTCTGCTGATAGTTTGGGAGTTTATATCACCTATCGTCCGCAAGTTGGTAAAACAGATGAAAGTCGAAATTGTATTTCGAATGTTCGTCCTGGTGGATTTGGTTTTGAAAGTGCCGTAGCGAAAACCATGTATCTTGTCCTGGAATCGATTCGGAGAAAACTTTCGGGTGTAGATTTGAAAGATGAAATGCCTCCGGAGTTTCTATTAAAATCGAAAGACCTTCCTTCCCTTAGCGATTAA
- a CDS encoding ethanolamine ammonia-lyase subunit EutB, which translates to MGYKTILSAKTYHFPELKDLLAKASPHRSGDVLAGISATCQEERVAAQMALADVYLSEFLNVELIPANKDEVTRLIFDSHNKEAFGSISHLTVGGFRDFLLAETTNAEVLASIRWGVTPEMAAAVSKLMSNQDLILVGKKITVITKFRNTLGLSGRLSVRLQPNHPTDDPKGIAASLLDGLLLGSGDAVIGINPATDNIPTSIALLEMLDNLIQKYSIPTQSCILSHVTTSMEVMKRGAPLDLVFQSIGGTEDLNKSFGVSLSILKEARQMALELGRGNVGDNVMYFETGQGSALSAGADHGIDQQTLEVRAYAVAREFSPLLVNTVVGFIGPEYLYNGKQIIRAGLEDHFCGKLLGLPMGVDVCYTNHADADQDDMDTLLTLLGVAGCTYIMGIPGADDVMLSYQSTSFHDALYLRQVLGLKPAPEFERWLLDRGIFSNQNGFLPKENRHLSLLEELLG; encoded by the coding sequence ATGGGTTACAAAACTATCCTCAGTGCCAAAACCTACCATTTTCCTGAATTAAAAGACCTTTTGGCAAAGGCCAGTCCTCATAGATCGGGTGATGTCCTTGCAGGAATCTCTGCGACATGCCAAGAAGAAAGAGTGGCCGCACAAATGGCCCTTGCCGATGTATATCTTTCCGAATTTTTAAACGTAGAGCTAATTCCAGCAAACAAAGATGAGGTGACTCGTTTAATCTTTGATTCACATAATAAAGAAGCATTTGGTTCGATTTCCCACCTTACTGTGGGAGGTTTTCGAGATTTTTTGTTAGCTGAGACAACTAATGCCGAGGTGCTTGCTTCCATTCGATGGGGGGTCACTCCTGAGATGGCAGCAGCTGTATCCAAACTTATGTCCAACCAAGATTTAATTTTAGTTGGTAAAAAAATAACTGTCATCACCAAATTTAGAAACACTCTAGGTTTATCTGGTCGTCTTTCCGTCCGGTTACAACCAAATCATCCCACCGATGATCCGAAGGGCATTGCGGCAAGTCTTTTGGATGGTCTTCTTCTAGGAAGTGGAGATGCAGTGATTGGTATCAATCCGGCAACGGATAACATTCCCACCTCCATTGCCCTTCTCGAAATGTTGGACAATCTAATCCAAAAGTACTCCATTCCTACCCAGTCTTGTATTTTATCTCATGTAACCACTTCCATGGAAGTAATGAAACGTGGTGCCCCTTTGGATTTGGTTTTCCAGTCCATTGGCGGAACCGAAGACTTAAACAAAAGTTTTGGCGTAAGTCTTTCTATTTTGAAGGAAGCAAGACAAATGGCTCTTGAGTTGGGACGAGGAAATGTGGGAGATAATGTAATGTACTTCGAAACCGGGCAGGGCAGTGCTTTATCCGCCGGTGCAGATCATGGGATCGACCAACAGACGTTAGAGGTAAGAGCCTATGCGGTGGCACGAGAGTTTTCTCCACTCCTAGTCAACACTGTTGTTGGATTTATTGGTCCGGAATATTTATACAATGGAAAACAAATCATTCGAGCTGGTTTAGAAGACCATTTTTGTGGAAAGTTACTTGGTCTTCCTATGGGAGTGGATGTTTGTTATACAAACCATGCAGATGCAGATCAAGATGATATGGATACATTATTGACACTGTTAGGTGTTGCAGGTTGTACGTATATTATGGGAATTCCCGGAGCAGATGATGTTATGTTGTCTTATCAAAGTACATCCTTCCATGATGCTTTGTACCTTCGGCAAGTTCTCGGACTAAAACCTGCACCTGAGTTTGAACGGTGGTTACTCGATAGAGGGATTTTTTCAAATCAAAATGGATTTTTACCAAAAGAGAATCGGCATTTGAGTTTACTCGAAGAACTATTAGGATAA
- the katG gene encoding catalase/peroxidase HPI codes for MRTTNISAIAVLVLALSPLGAADTKEPASSMERQNISNQFWWPERLDLAPLRQHAAESNPLGRQYNYSKEFKELDIQAIKEEIKTLMKTSQDWWPSDYGHYGPFFIRMAWHSAGTYRINDGRGGAGGGQQRFEPLNSWPDNANLDKARRLLWPIKKKYGKKISWADLMVLTGNVALESMGFKTYGFAGGRTDDWEADLVYWGPEKKWLADERYEGERKLKNPLGAVQMGLIYVNPEGPNGNPDPLAAAKDIRETFGRMAMNDEETVALIAGGHTFGKAHGKADPSKHVGKEPAAAGIEEQGFGWKNNLKKGNAEDTITSGLEGAWTANPTKWTTQYLNNLFGFEWVQTKSPAGAIQWIPKDGAGANMVPDAHDKTLRHAPIMFTTDLALKFDPSYKVIAKKFQENPKDFELAFAKAWFKLTHRDMGPLSRYISKDLPKEPLIWQDPLTKVDHKLVGAKEIESLKGKILKSGLSIPELVRTAWASAASFRSTDMRGGANGARIRLAPQKNWAVNDPEELSKTLKKLEEIRSDFNESGNKISLADLIVLGGTAAVEEAAKKAGTKIEVPFTPGRTDATAEQTDVYSFSVLEPKADAFRNYYGVGNSLSPTEMLVDRSNLLSLTIPEMTVLLGGMRSLDGNSGKSKHGILTNRPGVLSNDFFVNLLDMSTKWQKSPQTEGLYEGIDRKTGAKKWTATSVDLILGSHSELRAVAEVYAADDGKEKFVKDFVSAWNKVMMLDRFDVKK; via the coding sequence ATGAGAACAACAAATATTTCTGCAATTGCTGTTTTGGTGCTAGCACTCAGCCCACTCGGAGCTGCAGACACCAAAGAACCTGCGAGTTCCATGGAACGCCAAAACATCTCCAACCAGTTTTGGTGGCCAGAACGACTCGATTTGGCACCACTCCGCCAACATGCGGCGGAATCCAACCCCCTGGGGCGACAATACAACTACTCTAAAGAATTCAAAGAACTAGACATCCAAGCGATCAAAGAAGAGATCAAAACTCTAATGAAAACCTCACAAGATTGGTGGCCCTCTGACTATGGACACTATGGACCGTTTTTCATTCGAATGGCATGGCATAGTGCCGGAACCTACCGAATCAATGACGGACGAGGTGGTGCGGGTGGTGGACAACAAAGATTTGAACCACTCAATAGCTGGCCTGATAACGCCAACCTAGACAAAGCACGCCGTCTTCTTTGGCCGATCAAAAAGAAATATGGAAAAAAAATCTCTTGGGCTGACCTCATGGTTCTCACTGGAAACGTAGCCCTCGAATCGATGGGATTCAAAACTTACGGTTTTGCCGGAGGAAGGACAGATGATTGGGAGGCCGACTTAGTCTATTGGGGACCAGAAAAAAAATGGTTAGCCGACGAAAGGTATGAAGGTGAACGCAAACTAAAAAATCCACTCGGGGCAGTTCAGATGGGACTGATTTATGTAAACCCAGAAGGACCGAACGGAAACCCTGACCCACTAGCAGCCGCTAAAGATATAAGAGAAACGTTTGGTCGAATGGCAATGAACGATGAAGAAACAGTAGCCCTCATTGCCGGTGGTCACACTTTCGGTAAGGCGCATGGAAAAGCAGATCCATCCAAACATGTGGGAAAAGAACCAGCAGCAGCGGGAATCGAAGAACAAGGGTTTGGTTGGAAAAATAACCTTAAAAAAGGAAATGCGGAGGATACCATCACCAGCGGACTGGAAGGTGCGTGGACTGCCAATCCAACAAAGTGGACAACACAATATCTAAACAACCTGTTTGGTTTTGAGTGGGTTCAAACGAAAAGTCCGGCCGGTGCCATCCAGTGGATTCCGAAAGATGGGGCGGGGGCCAATATGGTTCCAGATGCACATGACAAAACTCTTCGTCACGCTCCAATCATGTTTACGACTGACTTAGCTTTAAAATTCGATCCAAGTTACAAAGTCATCGCAAAAAAATTCCAAGAGAATCCAAAAGACTTCGAACTCGCATTTGCGAAAGCGTGGTTTAAACTCACTCACAGAGATATGGGACCTCTTTCCCGTTATATCTCCAAAGACTTACCGAAAGAACCTCTCATTTGGCAAGATCCACTCACCAAAGTAGATCATAAGTTAGTTGGTGCAAAAGAAATTGAGAGCCTAAAAGGTAAAATTCTAAAATCGGGACTTTCCATTCCTGAACTTGTCAGAACTGCTTGGGCTTCTGCTGCCAGTTTTCGCAGCACAGACATGAGGGGTGGAGCGAATGGTGCCAGGATCCGCTTAGCTCCTCAAAAAAATTGGGCAGTAAATGATCCGGAAGAACTTTCCAAAACATTAAAGAAATTGGAAGAAATTCGGTCTGATTTCAATGAATCAGGAAACAAAATTTCACTTGCCGACTTGATTGTGCTAGGTGGAACTGCGGCTGTCGAAGAAGCAGCAAAAAAAGCAGGGACCAAAATTGAAGTTCCTTTCACACCAGGTAGAACGGATGCCACTGCAGAACAAACGGATGTGTATTCCTTTTCTGTTTTGGAACCAAAAGCCGATGCATTTCGTAACTACTACGGAGTTGGCAACTCACTTTCACCTACAGAGATGTTAGTGGACAGATCAAACCTGCTGTCCCTGACCATTCCTGAAATGACAGTGCTTCTGGGTGGGATGAGATCTCTTGACGGCAATTCGGGAAAATCCAAACACGGAATTCTAACTAATCGGCCAGGGGTTCTCAGTAATGACTTCTTTGTCAACTTGCTCGACATGTCGACAAAATGGCAAAAGTCTCCACAAACAGAAGGTCTTTACGAAGGTATAGACCGCAAAACAGGCGCTAAAAAATGGACAGCAACTTCTGTGGATCTTATCCTTGGTTCGCATTCGGAACTTCGCGCCGTAGCCGAAGTTTATGCAGCTGATGATGGTAAAGAAAAGTTTGTAAAAGACTTTGTTAGCGCTTGGAACAAAGTGATGATGTTAGACAGGTTTGATGTTAAGAAGTAA
- a CDS encoding high-potential iron-sulfur protein produces the protein MAKTSRKTFLTKSLYLVTSLSLIERGLGLSSEVVAENKPSGSIPEGFTPVSESDPTAKALGFHQDAKNTDFTLYPERKETSAKNQFCKHCAQYTKLNEGWGKCNIVSSGIVSSFGWCSAWSQRS, from the coding sequence ATGGCCAAAACTTCACGTAAAACTTTCCTAACCAAGTCATTGTATTTGGTAACCTCTCTCTCACTGATTGAGAGGGGTTTGGGTTTGTCCTCGGAAGTGGTGGCAGAAAACAAACCTTCTGGATCCATTCCAGAGGGTTTCACCCCAGTCTCCGAATCTGATCCAACGGCCAAAGCCTTAGGTTTTCACCAAGATGCCAAAAATACTGATTTTACTCTTTATCCAGAAAGAAAGGAAACATCAGCGAAGAATCAATTTTGCAAACACTGTGCTCAGTATACAAAATTGAATGAGGGATGGGGGAAATGTAATATCGTCTCTTCAGGGATTGTATCATCGTTCGGATGGTGTTCTGCTTGGTCACAAAGATCATAA